The Thalassotalea sp. HSM 43 genome window below encodes:
- a CDS encoding FAD-dependent monooxygenase, with translation MQHFDITIVGGGMVGLSAALAIRNVCRLSVAVIDPSPLADITDEPGLRVSAINDASENLLRQLDVWPLIKQQRHQAYNHMHVWDKDGYGHLDFDVNDMPALAKDKTDIGHIIENDIIRQALWQKVSQDSGIAIIEDRISSMGMGESEVFLSLEKQGPLLSKLLIGADGANSWVRKQLDIAVTFRDYDHHALVATVSVEQGHQNTAWQVFLESGPLAFLPLYEQTMCSIVWSLPPEKAKQFTETDRDSFNKAITAASDGKLGRVNVLSERICFPLTMRLAREFVKQRAIFIGDAAHTIHPLAGQGVNLGLVDVAALAQTLEQILAQGKALDDNKAWQGFSRWRKSDASEMMAAMEAIKQGFAAQDKLPKIIRGVGMSLLNQLAPVKQQMIKHAMGQRSDLPNLCRYKQDL, from the coding sequence ATGCAACATTTTGATATCACCATCGTCGGCGGTGGAATGGTTGGCTTAAGTGCCGCTTTGGCTATTCGTAACGTTTGCCGCTTAAGTGTTGCCGTTATTGATCCAAGTCCGTTGGCAGATATTACTGACGAGCCTGGCTTACGAGTCAGTGCGATAAACGATGCCAGTGAAAATTTATTGCGTCAACTCGATGTGTGGCCACTGATCAAGCAGCAACGTCATCAAGCCTATAATCATATGCATGTTTGGGACAAAGATGGTTACGGTCATCTCGATTTTGATGTTAATGACATGCCGGCGTTGGCAAAAGATAAGACCGATATCGGTCATATTATTGAAAACGATATTATTCGTCAGGCACTTTGGCAAAAAGTCTCGCAAGACTCAGGTATCGCCATCATAGAAGATCGTATCAGCAGCATGGGGATGGGCGAGTCTGAGGTATTTCTTAGCCTAGAGAAGCAAGGACCTTTGCTTAGCAAGTTGCTGATTGGCGCCGATGGTGCTAATTCTTGGGTGCGCAAACAACTCGATATTGCCGTCACGTTTCGTGATTATGATCATCACGCACTCGTGGCGACGGTGTCTGTAGAGCAAGGTCATCAAAATACCGCTTGGCAAGTATTTCTAGAATCCGGTCCACTGGCGTTTTTGCCTTTATATGAACAAACCATGTGTTCAATTGTTTGGTCGTTACCGCCGGAAAAAGCCAAGCAATTTACAGAAACGGATCGGGATAGTTTCAACAAGGCGATTACCGCCGCAAGCGATGGCAAATTAGGTCGAGTCAACGTATTAAGCGAGCGTATTTGTTTCCCCTTAACCATGCGATTAGCACGTGAATTTGTAAAACAACGAGCCATTTTTATTGGCGATGCGGCGCATACCATCCACCCATTGGCTGGACAAGGGGTTAACTTGGGATTAGTTGATGTCGCTGCATTGGCTCAAACTTTAGAGCAGATCTTAGCCCAAGGAAAGGCTCTTGATGACAACAAGGCGTGGCAAGGATTTAGTCGCTGGCGCAAATCTGATGCCAGTGAAATGATGGCGGCAATGGAAGCGATAAAGCAAGGCTTTGCGGCACAAGACAAACTGCCAAAGATAATCCGCGGTGTGGGCATGTCGCTATTAAATCAATTGGCACCGGTGAAACAACAGATGATCAAGCACGCTATGGGACAACGCAGTGACTTGCCGAATTTGTGCCGTTACAAGCAGGATCTATAA
- the ubiH gene encoding 2-octaprenyl-6-methoxyphenyl hydroxylase — MQQSIVQKSEHFDVIISGGGLAGASMALALAGLRNSQGEPLSIAVIEAGRIVENLPCSFDARVIALANGSAAYLQQLDAWQVIKPHAMAINNIHISDRGHYGKARLYSDDYDTDALGYVVEMQAIGNGLYKALGAYNNVRFIAEHRITEITWQKNQVDVELQHQAVGEQLDKSQGSNTLSNAEPSNADCLNDASATQSLGQHISAQLLLACDGGQSVCRQKAAIDSSLYDYQQVAIIANVMCDKAHNGRAFERFTDSGPLAMLPMTEDRCSLVWTVKPDQVEQLLALDDNGFAAQLQQHFGGWLGSIGKVGKRFSFPLKLVRANSSIYHRMALVGNASHTLHPIAGQGFNLGVRDVKQMASLIAKALATGQDIGNFALLQDYSQHRQKDHDQVISLTDSMVHLFSNDYLPLAIGRGIGLKVLNYLSPLKQQLARKTMGHID, encoded by the coding sequence GTGCAACAAAGCATAGTGCAAAAAAGCGAACACTTTGATGTCATTATTTCCGGTGGTGGTTTAGCTGGTGCCAGTATGGCACTGGCCTTAGCTGGTTTGCGTAATAGCCAAGGTGAGCCGCTGTCAATTGCAGTTATTGAAGCTGGTCGCATTGTAGAAAACCTCCCCTGTAGCTTTGATGCCAGAGTCATCGCATTAGCCAATGGCAGCGCAGCGTATTTACAACAACTCGATGCATGGCAAGTGATAAAGCCCCATGCAATGGCGATCAATAATATCCATATTTCAGATCGTGGCCATTATGGTAAAGCGCGATTATACAGCGATGATTACGACACCGACGCATTGGGTTATGTGGTTGAGATGCAAGCCATAGGTAATGGCTTATATAAAGCCTTAGGCGCTTATAACAATGTGCGCTTTATCGCCGAACACCGCATCACCGAAATAACTTGGCAAAAAAATCAGGTGGATGTTGAGCTACAGCATCAAGCGGTTGGCGAACAGCTCGACAAATCGCAAGGTAGCAACACGCTATCTAACGCGGAACCATCTAATGCTGATTGTTTGAACGATGCATCAGCGACACAGTCGCTAGGTCAGCACATCAGTGCTCAGCTATTGCTTGCGTGTGACGGCGGTCAATCTGTTTGTCGACAAAAAGCGGCGATAGATTCTAGCCTATATGATTATCAACAAGTGGCAATTATTGCCAACGTCATGTGTGATAAAGCTCATAATGGTAGGGCATTTGAACGGTTTACCGATAGCGGACCATTAGCTATGTTGCCAATGACCGAAGACCGCTGCTCTTTGGTTTGGACGGTAAAACCTGATCAGGTTGAACAATTGCTGGCGTTAGATGACAACGGCTTTGCTGCACAATTACAGCAACATTTTGGTGGCTGGCTAGGCAGTATTGGTAAAGTGGGTAAACGCTTTAGCTTTCCGTTAAAACTTGTCCGCGCTAATTCATCGATATATCATCGCATGGCCTTGGTGGGCAATGCCTCTCATACCTTGCACCCTATTGCTGGACAAGGGTTTAACCTTGGTGTGCGTGACGTTAAACAGATGGCGTCATTAATTGCCAAGGCACTGGCAACTGGGCAGGATATTGGTAACTTTGCCCTGTTACAAGACTATTCACAGCACAGGCAAAAAGACCATGATCAAGTGATTTCCCTGACCGACTCTATGGTGCATTTGTTTTCCAATGACTATTTACCGTTAGCCATCGGTCGTGGCATTGGCTTGAAAGTATTGAATTATCTGTCGCCATTGAAACAACAGCTAGCAAGAAAAACCATGGGGCATATTGATTAA
- the pepP gene encoding Xaa-Pro aminopeptidase, translating to MKHTRIEVTEFVERRQRVLAQMPDNSVALIPANKEVTRSRDTEFLFCQDKDFYYLTGFHEPDALLVLVKGDETESILFCRDKDPAQEVWHGRRVGAEKAQEAFKLDHTYTLDELEQVLPMYINGTESLLFAQGADKEFDSMVFAILDILRAGFKQGFSAPGTLIDIRPIIHEMRLFKSAAEINIMREANVISGNAHSRAMTFAKHGTFEYQVEAEILHEFASNGARAAAYGSIVGGGENATILHYTDNDEVLIDEELLLIDAGAELSGYAADITRTFPVSGKFTAEQKALYNVVLEAQNATIAAIKPGNNFAQLNNIACEVLTRGLYDLGLLSGDLQQLIEEKACKQYFIHGLGHWLGLDVHDVGDYQMDEHKNQLRAFEPGMVMTIEPGLYIDAEAEVGENYQGLGIRIEDNILVTADGHENLTVNVPKTVDEIEALMAG from the coding sequence ATGAAACATACACGCATTGAGGTGACGGAATTTGTTGAACGTCGCCAACGTGTTTTGGCACAAATGCCAGACAATTCAGTCGCCCTTATTCCTGCCAACAAAGAAGTCACCCGTTCTCGAGATACAGAGTTTTTATTCTGTCAGGACAAAGACTTTTACTACCTAACTGGTTTCCACGAGCCTGACGCGTTATTGGTGTTAGTGAAAGGGGATGAGACAGAGTCGATTTTATTTTGTCGAGATAAAGATCCAGCGCAAGAGGTGTGGCATGGTCGTCGCGTCGGTGCGGAAAAAGCACAAGAAGCATTTAAACTCGATCACACCTATACGCTCGATGAGCTTGAGCAAGTGTTGCCGATGTATATTAACGGCACAGAGTCTTTGTTGTTCGCACAGGGCGCTGACAAAGAGTTCGATAGCATGGTATTTGCCATTCTAGACATTTTACGCGCTGGCTTTAAACAAGGCTTTAGCGCACCAGGTACGTTGATTGATATTCGCCCAATCATACATGAAATGCGTTTATTCAAATCAGCCGCTGAAATCAACATCATGCGTGAAGCCAATGTGATTTCCGGTAATGCCCACAGCAGAGCGATGACATTTGCTAAACACGGTACCTTTGAGTATCAGGTTGAAGCTGAAATTCTTCATGAATTTGCCAGCAATGGTGCCCGCGCAGCGGCCTATGGTTCGATTGTCGGCGGTGGTGAAAATGCAACGATTTTGCACTATACCGATAACGATGAAGTGTTGATTGATGAAGAGCTGTTATTGATTGACGCTGGCGCCGAGCTCAGTGGCTATGCTGCTGATATTACTCGTACTTTCCCTGTAAGTGGTAAGTTTACGGCAGAGCAAAAAGCTTTGTATAATGTCGTACTTGAGGCACAAAATGCAACCATCGCGGCGATAAAACCAGGCAATAACTTTGCGCAACTGAATAACATCGCTTGTGAGGTGTTAACCCGTGGTTTGTATGATTTAGGTTTACTGTCAGGCGACTTGCAACAACTTATTGAAGAGAAAGCGTGTAAACAGTATTTTATCCATGGCCTTGGTCATTGGCTTGGACTTGATGTGCACGATGTTGGTGACTACCAAATGGATGAACACAAGAATCAATTACGTGCATTTGAACCGGGTATGGTTATGACCATTGAACCAGGCTTGTACATTGATGCTGAAGCCGAGGTTGGTGAGAATTATCAAGGCTTGGGTATTCGTATTGAAGATAATATTTTAGTGACCGCAGATGGTCACGAGAACCTGACTGTTAATGTTCCTAAAACGGTGGACGAAATCGAAGCACTCATGGCTGGCTAG
- a CDS encoding UPF0149 family protein has protein sequence MSDSNSLDFSSVQNALGGENFSAHASEIHGLLTGVIAAGFAYEDDSYLTFVSDFFNNGEGLGKTLKDLIKTMYSDIWQAVLDDNFSFQLLIPDDDESLIERGQALGHWVQGFNLGFGLQQKDNKKFSEDVKEIINDFANIANLSTDLEEDEDTENAYFELMEYVRISSLLCFAELGAKPSQRSPNKTLH, from the coding sequence ATGAGTGACAGCAATTCCTTAGATTTTTCTTCTGTTCAAAACGCACTTGGTGGTGAGAACTTTTCTGCGCATGCCTCAGAAATTCACGGTTTATTGACCGGTGTTATTGCCGCTGGCTTTGCTTATGAAGACGACAGTTACCTAACGTTTGTTAGTGACTTTTTCAATAATGGTGAAGGGTTGGGCAAAACCTTAAAAGACCTAATCAAGACCATGTACAGTGATATCTGGCAAGCGGTATTAGATGACAATTTTAGCTTTCAGTTATTGATCCCCGATGATGACGAATCGTTAATTGAACGTGGTCAGGCGTTAGGCCATTGGGTGCAAGGCTTTAACTTGGGCTTTGGTTTACAGCAAAAAGACAATAAAAAATTCTCTGAAGATGTGAAAGAAATCATTAACGATTTTGCCAATATTGCTAACTTGTCCACTGATTTGGAAGAGGACGAAGACACCGAAAACGCCTATTTTGAATTGATGGAATACGTGCGTATTTCAAGTCTGTTGTGCTTTGCTGAACTTGGTGCCAAACCGTCTCAGCGTAGCCCAAATAAAACATTACATTAG
- the elbB gene encoding isoprenoid biosynthesis glyoxalase ElbB, whose protein sequence is MKHIAIILSGCGVFDGAEIHEAVLTLLHVELQGGKYQCFAPNIAQMHVINHRTGEVAENESRNVLTEAARIARGEIKDLAELDANDFDALILPGGFGAAKNLSDFAVTGAECRLNDDVESACKAFANAGKAVGYICISPAMIPKIYQPGTKLTIGNDEDTASAITSMGGEHINCPVDEFIVDEQHKVVSTPAYMLAGSITQANAGISKLVKKVFELS, encoded by the coding sequence ATGAAACATATCGCGATCATTTTAAGTGGCTGTGGCGTATTTGACGGCGCCGAAATTCATGAGGCGGTTTTAACCCTATTGCATGTCGAATTACAGGGCGGTAAATACCAGTGTTTCGCACCAAACATTGCGCAAATGCACGTCATTAATCACCGAACGGGTGAGGTCGCAGAGAACGAGTCTCGCAATGTGTTGACCGAAGCCGCCCGCATTGCCCGTGGAGAAATCAAAGATTTAGCCGAGTTAGATGCAAATGACTTTGATGCGCTTATTTTACCCGGCGGCTTTGGCGCGGCAAAAAACCTATCTGATTTTGCCGTTACTGGCGCAGAGTGTCGCTTAAATGATGATGTCGAAAGCGCCTGTAAAGCCTTTGCTAACGCCGGAAAAGCGGTTGGTTATATCTGTATTTCGCCGGCGATGATCCCGAAAATATACCAACCTGGTACAAAATTAACCATAGGTAATGACGAGGACACCGCGTCCGCTATCACCAGCATGGGCGGCGAGCATATTAATTGCCCGGTTGATGAGTTTATTGTCGATGAACAACACAAAGTCGTGTCGACACCAGCGTACATGTTGGCCGGAAGCATTACCCAAGCCAATGCAGGCATTAGTAAATTAGTCAAGAAAGTGTTTGAGCTAAGCTAG
- a CDS encoding 5-formyltetrahydrofolate cyclo-ligase — protein sequence MTSMTNDRQQIRRLIRARRQALTTAQQAIAQAAIADKLKQHPRIKQANSIALYLAADGELNLDDFIQWCWQQGKQLYLPVLHPFSQGHLLFLHYQPNTTLVNNKYQIPEPKLAVNAVLPISQLDIILTPLVAFDLSGNRMGMGGGFYDRTLQHWHQQWQQANSETQQNACRPYPIGVAHQCQQIESVPSEHWDIPLPEIIYV from the coding sequence ATGACCAGTATGACTAATGACAGGCAACAGATAAGACGTCTCATTCGTGCTCGTCGTCAGGCGTTAACTACGGCGCAGCAAGCGATTGCGCAGGCAGCGATTGCCGATAAACTCAAACAACACCCCCGTATCAAGCAAGCCAATAGCATCGCCCTTTACCTTGCCGCCGACGGCGAATTAAATTTAGACGATTTTATTCAATGGTGTTGGCAGCAAGGTAAGCAATTGTATTTACCGGTATTGCACCCATTCTCTCAGGGGCATTTATTGTTTTTGCATTATCAGCCAAACACCACACTGGTGAATAATAAATACCAAATCCCTGAACCAAAACTGGCGGTAAACGCCGTGTTACCGATTAGCCAGTTGGACATTATATTGACGCCATTAGTGGCGTTCGATTTGTCCGGTAATCGCATGGGCATGGGGGGCGGTTTTTATGATCGTACGCTGCAGCACTGGCATCAACAATGGCAGCAGGCTAACAGCGAAACACAGCAAAACGCTTGTCGTCCATACCCAATTGGCGTTGCCCACCAATGCCAACAAATAGAGTCTGTGCCAAGCGAACATTGGGATATCCCGTTACCAGAAATCATTTATGTATAA
- the rpiA gene encoding ribose-5-phosphate isomerase RpiA: MTQDEMKKAAAIKALDFVEADSIVGVGTGSTVNHFIDALATIKNTIKGAVSSSEASTQRMREYGIEVFDLNSVDDLSVYVDGADEINEHMHMIKGGGAALTREKIVAAVAKTFVCICDESKQVGVLGDFPLPVEVIPMARSYVARELVKLGGDPVYRQGVVTDNGNVILDVHNMSIVDPKGLEQSINAIVGVVTNGLFAHRAADILVLGTSEGAKVVKY, encoded by the coding sequence ATGACTCAAGATGAAATGAAAAAAGCCGCGGCGATTAAAGCCCTAGACTTTGTTGAAGCGGATTCGATTGTTGGCGTTGGTACAGGTTCAACCGTTAACCACTTTATCGACGCTCTGGCGACAATCAAGAACACTATTAAAGGTGCTGTTTCGAGCTCAGAAGCATCAACTCAGCGTATGCGCGAGTATGGCATTGAAGTGTTTGATCTCAACAGTGTTGACGATTTATCGGTTTACGTTGATGGTGCCGACGAAATCAATGAGCACATGCACATGATCAAAGGGGGCGGCGCCGCCCTCACCCGAGAAAAAATAGTTGCTGCCGTCGCCAAAACATTTGTCTGTATTTGTGACGAATCAAAACAAGTTGGTGTGTTAGGTGATTTCCCGTTACCGGTTGAAGTGATTCCAATGGCGCGCAGTTATGTTGCCCGTGAATTGGTTAAATTAGGTGGTGATCCAGTGTATCGCCAAGGGGTTGTCACTGATAACGGCAATGTCATCCTTGATGTCCATAATATGAGCATCGTCGATCCTAAAGGATTAGAGCAAAGCATTAACGCCATTGTTGGTGTCGTAACCAATGGCTTGTTTGCCCATCGTGCCGCAGATATCTTAGTGCTTGGTACAAGCGAAGGCGCTAAAGTCGTCAAATACTAA
- the serA gene encoding phosphoglycerate dehydrogenase: protein MSRTSLNKDKIKILLLEGVHQSALEVLKASGYSNIEYLKGSVTDEELKQKIKGVYFLGIRSRTQITDSVLEHADKLAAIGCFCIGTNQVELPAAQIRGIPVFNAPFSNTRSVAELVLGELLLLLRGVPEKSALAHRGVWQKSAAGSVEARGKTLGIIGYGHIGTQLGIMAEHIGMRVKFYDVETKLPLGNAEQVDSLTTLLNTADVISLHVPETRATQNMIGEAEFEQMKDGVIFINASRGTVVDIDALAGALESKKVGGAAIDVFPVEPKTNDDEFISSLRGFDNVVLTPHIGGSTKEAQQNIGREVAGKIVKYSDNGSTLSAVNFPEVSLPAHTGSSRLFHIHKNQPGILNQITRAFAERDININAQYLQTDDQIGYVVIDVEATDSEMALKELRQIDGTIRARLIH, encoded by the coding sequence ATGAGCAGAACATCACTAAACAAAGATAAAATCAAAATCTTGTTACTTGAAGGCGTACATCAATCGGCGCTTGAAGTATTAAAAGCCAGTGGTTACTCCAATATCGAATACCTTAAAGGGTCGGTGACTGATGAAGAGCTTAAACAAAAGATCAAAGGGGTCTATTTCTTAGGTATTCGATCTCGTACACAAATTACTGATTCGGTTCTTGAACACGCCGATAAATTGGCCGCCATCGGTTGTTTTTGTATTGGTACCAATCAAGTTGAATTGCCAGCGGCACAAATTCGCGGTATTCCTGTTTTCAATGCACCATTTTCAAATACCCGCTCTGTTGCCGAGTTAGTGCTTGGTGAATTATTGCTGCTGCTTCGTGGCGTACCGGAAAAAAGCGCTTTAGCACATCGTGGCGTATGGCAAAAATCAGCAGCGGGTTCAGTAGAAGCTCGTGGCAAAACTTTGGGCATTATTGGTTATGGTCACATCGGTACCCAGTTAGGCATTATGGCCGAACACATTGGTATGCGCGTTAAATTTTATGATGTTGAAACCAAATTGCCATTAGGTAATGCCGAGCAAGTTGATAGCTTAACAACCCTATTAAATACCGCTGATGTGATTTCTTTGCATGTGCCTGAAACCCGCGCAACGCAAAACATGATCGGCGAAGCAGAGTTTGAACAAATGAAAGACGGCGTTATTTTTATCAATGCCTCTCGTGGAACCGTGGTTGATATTGATGCATTAGCAGGGGCACTGGAAAGCAAAAAAGTTGGCGGCGCCGCTATTGATGTATTCCCGGTAGAGCCAAAAACCAATGACGATGAATTTATTTCATCATTACGCGGTTTTGATAATGTGGTGTTAACGCCGCATATTGGTGGTTCAACCAAAGAAGCGCAGCAAAATATCGGTCGTGAAGTGGCAGGTAAAATCGTCAAATATTCAGATAATGGCTCAACCTTGTCTGCGGTAAACTTTCCAGAAGTATCGTTACCGGCGCATACCGGCAGCTCGCGCTTATTCCATATCCATAAAAACCAACCTGGTATATTGAACCAAATCACTCGTGCCTTTGCTGAGCGTGATATTAACATCAATGCGCAGTATCTACAGACCGATGATCAAATTGGTTATGTGGTGATTGATGTCGAAGCAACAGACAGTGAAATGGCGTTAAAAGAATTACGCCAAATCGATGGCACGATTCGCGCTCGCCTAATTCACTAG
- a CDS encoding GNAT family N-acetyltransferase: MRLINNNDITFYQQLYTCPDVMRYMGGPMTAEQVTHRFDILLQKQGNKRVLQYVISERTQSVGILTFSWSKTRPGVEWGIMISPTFQGQGVASDALLASIAFAKHSLQLNSLLTQTDKHNLVTIGFLQSLFEHQALDTLSLDDNHPHILKHHIGWHINLL; encoded by the coding sequence ATGCGCCTTATTAACAATAACGACATAACCTTCTATCAGCAGCTCTACACTTGCCCTGACGTGATGCGCTATATGGGAGGACCTATGACAGCCGAGCAGGTAACACATAGGTTCGACATACTCTTGCAAAAGCAAGGCAATAAACGCGTGTTGCAATATGTGATAAGCGAACGCACCCAGTCAGTCGGTATCTTAACCTTTAGCTGGAGTAAAACTCGACCTGGGGTTGAATGGGGCATTATGATTAGCCCGACATTTCAAGGCCAAGGTGTTGCAAGCGACGCTTTGCTCGCCAGTATTGCCTTTGCCAAACACTCTCTGCAACTGAACAGCCTACTTACGCAAACAGATAAGCACAACCTGGTGACGATAGGTTTTTTGCAATCCTTGTTTGAACACCAGGCATTAGATACGCTCAGCCTCGACGATAACCACCCACATATTTTAAAACACCATATAGGCTGGCATATCAATTTGCTTTAG
- a CDS encoding SAM-dependent methyltransferase — MTSNKNGSLTCVGVGITLGAHLTPIARSHIEQADVVFSLGNTGLMKQWLLGINSNIIDLQSYYQQGKPRSLSYQQMQHALLEPVRAGKKVVAAFYGHPGVFVTPSHKAIAQAKDEGFQAKMLPGISAEDCLIADCGIDPGRTGSASFEASQFIRYHKQIDTSAYLFLWQVSVVGDTRLTKFATDKEYRALLIEVLQRNYPDDHPIIIYQAATIATEQPRIEHMPLHHLLDVKLHPESTLVVTPIYNMRKDEMIEKRLLSLDKSKLKQSLTSITNDS; from the coding sequence ATGACATCAAATAAAAACGGCTCGTTAACCTGTGTCGGTGTAGGGATAACCCTCGGGGCTCACTTAACCCCAATCGCCCGTAGTCACATTGAACAGGCCGATGTTGTCTTCAGCCTTGGCAATACCGGCTTAATGAAACAATGGCTGCTTGGCATCAACAGTAACATCATTGATTTGCAATCCTATTACCAGCAAGGCAAACCTCGCTCTCTCAGTTATCAGCAAATGCAACATGCATTGCTGGAGCCGGTGCGTGCGGGCAAAAAAGTCGTTGCCGCTTTTTATGGTCATCCTGGCGTATTTGTTACCCCAAGTCATAAAGCCATCGCCCAAGCCAAAGACGAAGGATTCCAAGCGAAAATGCTGCCTGGCATCAGTGCTGAAGATTGTCTAATTGCAGATTGCGGAATCGACCCAGGACGCACGGGCAGCGCCAGTTTTGAGGCCAGTCAATTTATCCGTTATCACAAACAAATTGACACCAGTGCCTACTTGTTTTTATGGCAAGTTAGTGTGGTTGGTGACACTCGACTCACTAAGTTCGCCACAGATAAAGAATATCGCGCATTACTTATTGAGGTACTGCAGCGTAATTACCCAGACGATCACCCTATCATCATTTATCAAGCCGCGACCATTGCCACTGAGCAACCCCGTATTGAACACATGCCACTGCATCACTTGCTCGATGTGAAACTGCACCCCGAATCAACCTTAGTGGTGACGCCTATATACAACATGCGCAAGGATGAAATGATTGAAAAACGGCTGTTATCTCTTGATAAAAGCAAATTGAAGCAATCATTAACGTCCATAACCAACGACTCGTAA